The Fodinicurvata sp. EGI_FJ10296 genome includes the window GATTTTTGGATCGGTTGAGCTTCCCTCGAAGAGTTCTATGAGCCCAGACATCTCGTGCTCCTCAATTGCCCTGCGGTTGTGCGGCCGAATTTCGATGTCAATCCCGATGACGCGCCCCTTCCCCATCGCCTTGCAGAGGCTCCCATAGAAAATCAGCGAGCCGCCATGGGCGACACCCGTTTCCACGATGACGTCCGGCTTTAGCCTGTAGATCACTTCTTGAAGGCGCAGCATGTCGTCGGGAAGTTGAATAACAGGACGTCCCATCCAACTGAATGTGTAGGTATATTTCTGGGTCCAGCCGATCTTTAGATAGAGATCGGACACGATCCGGAACGCCTCGTCAGAGTATAGCGGCACTTCATGCGTGCCGGTTTCTCCAACGACCAAAATTACCTGCTTCTTCTCGTCTATCTGGATCACGCGGGTCCACCTGTTTGATTTTCGATTACTCTGTACTCTGTCCGCCCCGCCGCCTAGTCTCGATCCACCATTCCACGGTGTTTTTCAAACCTGCCGGAAGGGAATATTTCGGCGTGAACCCCGTTTCGCGGGCTAGGCGTGCCATATCGCCCCAAAGATTTGCGGGCTCG containing:
- a CDS encoding CmcI family methyltransferase, with the protein product MIQIDEKKQVILVVGETGTHEVPLYSDEAFRIVSDLYLKIGWTQKYTYTFSWMGRPVIQLPDDMLRLQEVIYRLKPDVIVETGVAHGGSLIFYGSLCKAMGKGRVIGIDIEIRPHNRRAIEEHEMSGLIELFEGSSTDPKIVSAVKASVGDAATVLVLLDSNHTYAHVMDELEAYHEFVTPGSYIVSTDGVMRDVKDTPRGQPEWATDNPANAAEDFVKDKPNFVIEQPAWLFNESTLSQNVTHWPSAWIKREA